The window TGAAGTCATAAGTGGTATGTCTGGTGAAGATGCAAAAAAGCAACTGGTAGAATCTTTAAAAGATAAAGCCAAAACAGAGGCAATGGGAATTATTCAAACGACCATTGAAGAAGCAAAACTTACAGCCCAACAAGAAGCCCGCAAAGTAATTATCAATACGATCCAGCGTATAGGAACAGAAGAAGCAGTAGAAAACTGTGTATCTGTATTTAATCTAGAAAGCGATGATGTTAAAGGTAGAATTATAGGTCGTGAAGGACGTAATATTAGGGCTATTGAAGCTGCCACAGGCGTAGAGATTATTGTGGACGATACTCCAGATGCAATTATTCTTTCTTGTTTTGATAGTGTGCGTAGAGAAGTAGCGCGTTTATCATTACATAAATTAGTTACTGACGGTCGTATTCACCCAGCACGTATTGAAGAAGTTGTAGCCAAAACTAGAAAGCAAATCGATCAAGAAATTGCAGAGGTAGGAAAGCGCACTGTTATCGATTTAGGAATTCATGGTTTACATCCAGAATTGATTAAAATGGTAGGTCGTATGAAATACCGTTCTTCTTATGGACAGAATTTATTACAGCACAGTAGAGAAGTAGCAAAGCTTTGTGGAACAATGGCTTCTGAGTTAGGACTTAATCCTAAGTTAGCAAAAAGGGCAGGACTACTCCACGATATTGGTAAAGTACCAGAAACGGAAGATGAAACGCCGCACGCAATACTAGGTATGAAGCTGGCTGAAAAGCACGGTGAAAAACCAGAAGTATGTAATGCAATAGGAGCACACCACGACGAGATAGAAATGACCTCTTTACTATCTCCTATCATACAGGTTTGTGATGCGATAAGCGGTGCACGTCCAGGAGCAAGAAGACAAGTACTCGATTCATATATTCAGCGATTAAAAGATTTAGAAGATATCGCTTTTGGATTTAAAGGAGTAGAAAAGGCATATGCGATACAAGCAGGTCGTGAGTTGCGTGTCATGGTAGAAAGTGAAAAGATTAATGATGATCGTGCTGCACAATTATCATTTGAGATTTCACAAAAAATACAAACAGATATGACCTATCCTGGTCAAGTGAAAGTTACCGTAATTAGAGAAACACGAGCGGTTAATATTGCTAAGTAATAGCATCCTAAATACAATTTACAAACGCTCCTTTAAACATTTTGTTTAAGGGAGTTTTTCTTTTACGCAATTTTTAGTAAAAGAAATACAACCTGCTTTGCTATTACATTTACTAGCGATTAGGATTAAATAATTTTAGTTTTAATAATTATCTTTCTGTTTTTTATAGAGTTAGCTTTCGCGAAAGCGAATAAAGCAATAACTTTACCTAACCTTATCATTTCCCCCTTAATAAAACAATTAAATATTTTATTATGAGAATGCTCTACGTATTAATGCTATTTACTGCTATTTCAAATGCGCAGTTTTACGGTCCAGATGATTTTAGGATAAGTGATGCTGGTGGTTTTGGGAACAACCTTATAGCGGTTGATTTTCCAGACATGGCTTATAATCCAGTAACACAAAACTATCTAGTAGTATGGGAAAGTGATGATACTGATCAAATAGGCGTTGTTGATAATAATACACAAATCGTAGGTCGTTTTGTTGACTTAAATGGAGTTATTCTAGGAAACGATTTCCTGATATCTTCACTTAATTTAGGAGATAATATGCTTACAAATACCAGACCTAGAGTAGCTTATAATTCAGTTGATAATAACTTTATGGTTGTTTACGAAGCAGAATTTATGATTGATAGAAGAGAAATATTTGGTGTCATTGTAGACGCAAATGGAGTGATCACTACGCCTGATTTTAGAATAACAAGCACTAGTAATGCCATCAACCCTACAATAAAATCTAGAACTCCTGCTATATCTTATAATCCAGTGCTTAATGAGTATTTTATGGTTTATGTCTATGTTATAGAATCAACTCCTACAATGCCAGGAACTGTAGAAATAGAAGGGCAAAGAATATCTTCTAACGGAGCATTGTTAGGTTCTACTATTTTCATTACAGATTCCAGTACCGGTGCCCAGACTAATAGTTCCATTCCAGATGTAATTTTTAATTCTCAAACTAATGAATATGTAGTTACTTATTCTGCATCACCGTTACCCTTGGAAGAAGAGGCTTATGTTACAATAGTTAGTCAGAATGGTACTGTAGGGATCGCAACACAAATAAGTAATAGAGGTTCTATAAGTAATGTTGCTTTTGGTGCTATAATGGTTAGAGCCGCTTGGGATCAAATTAATAATCAATATTTATTTGTTTATGAATCACCTAACAACTCTGCAAATGAATTTGATGTATTTGGAGTTATATATGATAATACGATGAATGTAGTTGTGCCAGAGTTTGAGATAAGTATGGTGGCAGGCAGTAGTACTACAAACGATGCCGTGACACCAGATGTGGAATGGTTGCCTGGAGATAATAATTATTATGTCGTTTTTAGAGCAAATCCATTTTTTACTAATAGGAATGAAGTAGAAATATTTATGCGGTCTGTTTCCAATACTGGAACTGTAGGAACGAATTTATTGAGAGTGTCTTCTGCACCGGTAGATGAAGCGGGAAGTGCTCGTTTTCCTAGAATATTAAGTAATGGAAATAGTGCATTATTAACAGTATATGCTGCCGAGGATACATCACCAGCGAGTATGATGGTAGATCGTGAATATGAAATTTATGGTCAATTTTATGGAAGCCCAACTTTAAGCGTAGCAAGTAATAATGATCAAGTGCTTTCTGTTTTTCCTAATCCGGTTGCAAATACACTTGCTATTGATAGTAATAGTGAAACACTTTTATCCTATTCTATTTGCAACGTAATGGGGAAAGAAGTTATCGCTGCTGAAACAGATGTTTCTGGTATACAAATTATTGACCTTTCGAAGCTCTCGGCTGGACTGTACTTTTTAAATGTTACAACTGATTCTCGTACTGAAGTTCACAAGATTTTGAAGAAATAAAAAACTCTAATTGGCTTTAACCGATTAGAGTTTTCATGTTTTATCAATTTAAAGACCTATGATCTACTCATCATAAATATTGTCATAGCCTTTCTCAGGCACTTCAAAGAACTTTCCTGTAACATAGCGGTAATGTTGATCCATTTCTGCTAGTTGTTTTAAGTCTTCTTTATCAAAGTTTACTCCAGCAGCAGCGAGATTTTCTTTGATACGGCCTTCATTAGTGGATTTAGGTATAACAGCTGTTCCTCTTTGTGCACTCCAGTTTATGAGCACTTGTCCTGGGCTCGCATTATGCTTTGATGCGATAGATTTAATCGTTTCATTCTCCAGCATGTTAGGTTCATTATCCTGTTTCATACCATCACTGCGATCACCGCTTCCTAATGGCGAGTAACCAGTCATATGGATTCCTTTATTAGAACAATATTCAAATAATTCATTTTGTTGCAATAAAGGATGTAATTCTACCTGATTCATTTCTGGAGTAACATCCGTTTTAGAAAGTAAATCGTCTAGTTTCTTAGTAGAAAAGTTAGAAACACCTATGTGTTTTGCCTTTCCAGATTTTTGAAGATCTATCATAGCACTCCATGTTTCATGTATAGGAGCTTCTTTAGGAGATAGATAATCTTCAGGCTTTTCTGGATTTTGTACGTCTGGTTTAAAAGCAACCGGCCAGTGTACTAAATAAAGGTCTAAATAATCCAGTTGCAAATCATTTAAGGTTTTCTCTAGTGCTGGCGCTACGTCCTCTTTTAAATGGGCGTTGTTCCATAATTTTGAGGTAATCCATACCTCTTCTCTCTTGATTTCTCCTTTAGAGAATACTTCATTAAAGGCTTCTCCTATTTCTTTCTCATTGCCATAGATTGCTGCACAATCGATGTGTTTATATCCTGCTTCTAATGCGGTAATGATTGCTTTTTTAACTTCTCCAGGTTTTGATTTCCACGTTCCTAAACCTATAGCGTCCATCTTGTCGCCATTTCTAAATTCTAAAGTCTTCATAAGTATCGTTTTGTTTTTTATAAAGTTAGCTTTCGCGAAAGCGGAATCCAAAAAATGTTCTTTACTTTATTAAAACTTTAGTAGAACCAAGGTGTTTATTAAAAGATAGGCTTAAAAAAAGGGTTAGTAACGACTTAAGCTCTAGGATGATGCTCGTTAATAACCTTAGCAAGGTGTACTCGGTCTACGTGCATATAGATCTCAGTCGTGGTGATGCTTTCATGTCCCAGCATCATTTGTATGGAACGTAAATCGGCTCCATTTTCAAGCAAATGCGTGGCAAAACTATGTCTAAAAGTATGCGGGCTAATTGTCTTCTCTATACCAGCTTTGATAGCTTGCTGTTTAATAATATGAAAGATCATCGCTCTAGTAAGTCCAGCGCCTCTTCTGTTTAAAAAAAGGGTGTCCGTATGATCTGACTTAACGGGAATATGAACGCGTACTTCATTTTTGTAAGTATTTATAATTTTCATAGTGTAGGAACCTATAGGCACAAATCGTTGTTTATCGCCTTTTCCTGTTACTTTTAAAAATCCTTCATCAAAGAATAAGTCGCTTATTTTAAGAGTAATCAACTCGCTCACGCGCAGCCCGCAAGCGTAAAGTGTCTCAAGTATGACACGATTGCGCTCTCCTTCTAGAGTAGATCGATCGATGCTATTGATGAGTGCATCTATTTCTTTGGTGCTTAATGTATCTGGAAGTTTACGACCTATTTTAGGAGTTTCTATCAATTCCATAGGTTGATCTTCTCTATAGCGTTCTAAAATAAGAAATTCAAAAAACGCTTTAAGACTGCTTATAGAACGCGCTTGTGATCGAGGTTGCACTGATTTTGCAAGGGCATAAATGTAAGAACGCAAGGTGTCTTGATTAACAATGGAAGGAGATTCTTCAATTTTATTTTCTTCAAGCCAGTAAATCAATTTATTGAGGTCTCTTTTGTATGCTTTAATGGTATTTAAAGAAAGACCTCTTTCTAATTGCATGTAGATACCAAAATCTTTTACGGCTTGCTTCCAGTTCATAGGGTAAAGGTAGAATATTAAGCTTAATCAAGGATTAAGAACAAGTAAATCCTTATGAATTCTAGTAGCAATAAATTGTAGGATAAAATGTACGTTATACATTTAATTTCACAGGATCTTAACATTTATGATCGTTTCTAACATTAGATTTGATTAAAATAACTAACAAAAAACTAAAATGAAAAAACTTTTATTAGCTGCTATAGCTATAGCAACAATGGGTATTACTAATGCTCAAACGGAGAAAGGAAAATGGACTTTCGGTGGGAGCACAACCGCTTCATTTGCTTCCAATACTTTTACACCAGAATTTAACGGTACCGAAGGAGAGGAGTCGACTATATCTGAATTTACATTTACGCCAAATGCAGGTTATTTTGTAATGGATAATCTTGCAGTAGGGATCGATTTATCTTACACTTCTTCTAAAGAGGAACAAAATGGTTTTGATTTTACAACAAATACTATTGCGCTTCTACCTAATGCGACCTACTTTTTTGAAGCTGGAGATAATTTTAAGCCATTTGTGTCAGCAGGTGCTGGTTTAATTAGTTCAAGCTTTGGTGATGATGATTCAGATAAATTTAGTGGTTTTGCATTTACTGGTGAGGCTGGTGTTGCATATTTTATCAATAGTAACGTATCATTAGATTTTATGGTTAGATATCTTAATGCCACTCTTTCAAACAAAGAGAATGATGATTTTAAGAATAAAAACTCAGCCTTGGGTGTAGGAATCGGTTTTTCTATATTCTTATAAATAGTGAAACAAACTGTATTAAAAGAATCGTTTATCTAGGTAAACGATTTTTTTGTGATTGCAAGTTTGCTGTAATTTGCAGGTTTAATATGATTTTTATTTTCGACAGGAATTTTTATTTTTTTGATTTAAAAACAAATTCTCCAATGCCTAAAGGGCGATAGGATTGATGTTTTTGCTCGTAAAGTAAATGACTTTTTATTTAAAATAAAATGCAAACTTCTTATTTCAACGTAGTTTTAAACTTGCATATTTACATTATTAATAATAAATTTTAAACATGATGAAACAATTATTGCTAGTCGCTATAGTACTTTTAAGCATATCAACTTCAAATGCACAAGAAATAAAACTGGGTGCTAAAGCAGGAGTGAATCTTTCTACAATAGAAGGAGATTTTACACAAAACATAGAAAGTTATACCGGTTTCCATCTGGGTGGCTTTGCGGAAGTTGTTATTTCAGAAAAATTTTCATTTCAGCCTGAATTATTGTTTTCAGCTCAAGGTTATAATGAAAGTTCCTTCGATTCTGGTTTTAATTTTTCTAGAGACTATAAAGCTGAAGTGCGAGCAAACTATCTAAATATGCCTCTTATGGCAAAGTATTATGTTACTGATGGGCTGAGTATAGAAGCTGGGCCATATGTGGGCGTTTTATTATCATCTAATATTGAGGGTAGGTTGAATCAAACATTTGATGGTGAAACAGAAATTACTTTGATTAACGAGGATTATAGCGATGAGTTAAACACTATAGATTATGGAGTAGGAGCTGGAGTAAGTTATAAAATGAGTAATGGGATAAATTTTTCAGCCAGATACAACCTAGGGTTGTCTAATACCGAAGGTCGTTTTGAAGACCAGATCAAACAACAAAATCAAGTTATTCAAATTTCAGTGGGTTATTTCTTTAACTAGTTTATGTATCAAGTCTTTTATTAAATCTTAAAAGCAGCTTCTATTCATTTGGAAGCTGTTTTTTATTTAGTATCTCGCTTTCGCGAAAGCGGAATTACTAATATCTTTACTTTATGAAAATATTGATTTTAAACGGTCCTAATTTGAACCTTTTAGGCACTCGAGAACCTGAGATTTATGGTTCAAAAACTTTTGAGGAGTATTTTTCTCAGTTACAATTCCAATTTCAAAAAATGGAATTGGGTTATTTTCAATCTAATAGTGAAGGAGACCTCATCGATAAGCTCCATTCTTCAAAAGAAGAAGGTTTTGACGCTGTGGTTTTTAATGCTGGTGCTTACACACATACTTCTATTGCAATAGGAGATGCTGTGGCTGGGATTTCTACACCAGTGATAGAAGTTCATATTTCAAATGTGATGAATCGTGAAGAATTTAGACATGTATCGTATATTTCTAAGCACGCAGTCGGTGTTATAAGTGGTTTTGGACTTAAGAGCTATGAGCTGGCTTTAAATTCTTTACACTAAATACACTGAACAAATTAAAATCAAAAAAGCTCGTTAAGATGATTCTTAACGAGCTTTCTTAAAAAATAAATAAATTACAGTCCAGGGTAATTACCTGTAAGTATATCTATTAAATCAACTAATGCCCAGATACCAAGACCTCCAAAAGTAAGAATAAACAAAATATTCCAACCTATAGGACTTTTTAAGAACCAGCGGTGAGCTGCAAATGGCCATAGAAAGACAAATAAAAGTGTTGCAATAGTTTGATCTTCTGACCACACAACCGCTGCTGGAGTTGTTAATGATGTTGAAGTTTCCTCCATAGTGGTGCCATTCTCAAGTTGTACAACCTTAGTAGTTACTTGTCTCTCGACTGGAAAAGATGCGTAAGCAAAAGTGCTTACCATCATAAAAAGGCTCATAAGAGCTAAAGTTACTTTTGTTTTCATAAGTAATATTTTAGTTAGTTATATTTACTCAAATATAAATATTAAAAATGAAATTAAAACTTTTAATCTGTTTCCTTATTTTTTTTACTGGTCAACTCTATGGACAGACGTATGAATATTTAGGTTTGCTCAAATTACCAGATAGTTCCTTAATACCATATAAATTAGATTTTAAAGAGATTGATGGCAAGATTTATGGATATTCTTATACAGATCTTAATGGACAACATGAAACTAAATCAAAAGTAGTAGGTAGATATGATAAAAAGGAAAACCTTTTAGAGTTTAGAGAAGTAGAATTAGTCTACACAAAATCAAATATGGCGGAGACATCATTTTGCAATGTGTATTTTAATGGCAACATGAGAAGGCTCAATGGTAAATCAAAGATAGAAGGTAAGTTTAAAGGTTATTATGACGACCTTACCAGTTGTATAAATGGAGAGTTATTTATGAGTGCTGCTGAGAAAATTCAAAAACGAAATGAAAAATTTCAAAGGAAAATAGACCGTACTAAACGCGTGCCTGATAGCATAAAAGAGAAGATCAATTTAGATAAAATGTTTAATCGTTATGCAAAAAACGATTTAAAGGGTGGAGAACAGCTCAATATTTTATGGGAAGATCAGTACTTGAAACTTGTTATATGGGACGATGGAGAAGTAGATGGAGATCAAATAGATCTAACCATTAACGGCAATAGAATCTTGAACGCATACAGTCCAGTGAGTAAAAAGAAAGAAATGATTCTTACTTTAAAAGATTCTGTTAACACCATTTCACTTAAAGCGATTAATCTAGGTAAAAAACCTCCTAACACAGCAAAGATTCAATTTGTAGATGAAAGTGGTGAAATCATTGATCTAGCCTCAAATTTACAGCTTGATGAAGAAGTTCGATTTGTTTTTTATAAAGAAAAACCTAAAGTTAAGAAGCCCTAACTATAGTTAACAGAAGTTTAAAATTGAGAGGATTACAGTTTATTTGATCTAGTTAACCAATAGCTAAATCATGAAAACCAAATTAACTCTACTCATTCCATTCTTATTTCTTTTCCCTTGTATAGTATTTAGTCAAGAAAATGCTCCTAATTCTACCAACCATCTTTTTGAATTTGAAGAACCAGTCGATCGCTGGAGCACAGGTTTAACTTTTCAAGCGCTGTCTGGTTTCCGTGAAATAAAGATGTCAGGTACTACTTATGATTCATTTGATGAAGCATGGATTGGACTAGGAGTAGGTTTTTATGCCGACTATAAAATAAATAAGGTATGGAAACTTAGGTCTGAAGTAGGTGTTAATGCCTATGTAGGCTTTGATCCTTACATCAACTTGCAATCAGAATTTAAATTTACTGATCGCTGGAGTTTTTATGCAGGAGCAGGAAGTTATTTTAATACAAGTGCTGATCATCTCGTACAGCGAGATGAAAACGGGACAGCTATTTTAAACCCTTATGTACAATTAGGTTTGAGATATAAGATGAGTAAAAGCTGGACGCTAGATTTAAGGTACCAGCAAGATCTTTATGCAAGACAGCGCGCCACAGATTTCAATCGCTTTTCTAAAGATGGACCTTTGAGTACTTTTAGTTTAGGATTTAATTATAGGTTTTAAGTATTCATGTCGATTTTTGAACTATTTTAAAAGTCGCCAAATAAATTAACAATTATGAAAAATAAATTAATCCTCGCCTTACTATGTCTTTGTGCCATTAACTTTTTAACTGCTCAGGAAAATTTACCAACTAATAACAATAACCAACTAGATTTTGAAAGCTCTGAGAACAAATGGAGTTTTGGGCTTATTGCAAATGGATCTGTCAGTCTTTCTAAACGAGAATTTGAATTAAATAATTTTGAAGATAGAGACACAGAATTAGGATATGGTCTAGGCGCATTTGCAGATTATAAAATTAATCAACAATTTGGTTTAAGATCAGAAATTGGTGTAAACGCTACTGGCTTTCTAAGACCTTACTTAAATCTACAAGCGGAACATTTTATAGGCAATAATTGGAGTTTGTATGCAGGCGCAGGAATTTACTACAATCCAGATACGACAAGTGTCTTTAAAAGAGATCGTGATGGAGAGTTAGGAGTAAATCCTTTTTTACTGATAGGAACACGTTATAGAATTAATCCAAAGTGGGCAATTGATTTAAGATACCAGCATGATCTATTACCTAGAGCAAAAGGAACAGGTAGCATAGGAGATTTTACTTTAGGTGGTAATAGAACTATAAGTTTAGGAGTGAATTATAGGTTTTAACGATAAGGACGACTCTGTTACTTGACTAATTTTCAATAAAGATTCCTATTATTGTTAGTTTAAATTAAAATCTTTAAGCGTGTCGAATAAATACCTCATCATCTTGTGTTCTCTATTCATGATCAGTAACTCTCTTGCTCAATCTGAAAAAGGAGAATTTGTGAATCTATCCATAGGTTTTGGGATCAGTGCAGCTAATCCAGATTATGATTTAAGTGCAAACGGATTCTATGCAAAAGGAGAATATATCTATAACTCTCGCACCTGGTTGAGCCTTAGACCTTATGTGGCGTATATAAATACATCATTAGATGAAGAAAACTCAGATCCAAATCTAGTTGCTGCAGGGTTTGATGTTTCAACAAATGCGTTATTTCTAGGTGGTAAAATTAGATTGTTAGCGCCTATTCCTTATGTAGCACCTTTTTTTGAGTTGGGTTATGGTTTAAATTTAGGATCGTTCAGAACATTTACACCTGAAGGTGATCAAAATGTTAGCGGGCTTTCTACTCATATCCCTTTTTCGATAGGATTAGCTATAGGTAAAAGACACAATTTTGAAATCTCATTCGATTATTTTTTCCATACCAAAGCAAAACAAACTTCTGGTGGAGGAGCGTTCGGGATCACTATTCCTTTGGAAACCTTGAAGAATTTATAAAGCTAACCAGATTATTTAGATTAAACATAATTCATAAAAAGAATCCCCAATTCAACTTGTTTGAATTGAGGATTTTTAAATTTATCTAATATCTAATATCTAATATCTAATATCTAATATCTAATATCTAATATCTAATATCTAATATCTAATATCTAATATCTAATATCTTAAAGGTGTATCACCTCACCATAAGCATCTGCAACGGCTTCCATCACAGCTTCACTCATCGTTGGGTGTGGATGAACTGCTTTTAATACTTCATGACCTGTAGTTTCCAACTTACGACCTAAAACTGCCTCAGCAATCATGTCGGTAACACCAGCACCTATCATATGGCAACCTAGCCACTCGCCATACTTAGCGTCAAAAATTACTTTTACAAAACCATCTTTTGCACCACTAGCACTTGCTTTTCCAGATGCGCTGAATGGGAATTTACCAACTTTCAACTCGTATCCGGCTTCTTTGGCTTGAGCTTCGGTCATTCCTACGCTTGCAATTTCTGGAGTAGAGTAAGTACAACCTGGTATGTTTCCATAATCAAGTGGTTCCACATGCATGTCTGCTATTTTCTCAACACATAGAATTCCTTCGGCACTTGCTACGTGAGCTAGTGCTGGTCCAGCTGTAATATCACCTATTGCATAATAACCTGGTAGATTCGTCTGGTACCATTGGTTTACTAATACTTTACCACGATCAGTAGAAATTCCTACTTCTTCTAGACCTATGTTAGATAAGTTAGTTTCAATTCCTACCGCACTTAAAACAATGTCAGCATCAAGAACTTCTTCTCCTTTTTTAGTTTTCACGTTTACTTTAACACCATCGCCAGAAGTATCAACGCTCGTCACCTCACTAGAAGTCATTACTTTTATTCCAGACTTCTTAAAGCTGCGCTCCATTTGTTTAGAAACATCAATATCTTCTACTGGTACAATACGATCTACATATTCTACTATCGTAACCTCAGTTCCCATAGCGTTATAGAAATAAGCAAATTCAACACCTATTGCTCCAGATCCTACAACAACCATTTTCTTAGGCTGCTCTTTTAGCGTCATCGCTTCACGGTATCCTATTACCTTTTTACCGTCTTGTGGTAAATTAGGAAGCACACGAGATTTTGCTCCTGTCGCAATGATAATATGGTTACCTTCTACAGTAGAGGTAGATCCATCTTCAGCTTTCACCTCGATTTTCTTACCTTTTTTCACTGTACCGTAACCCATGATTACGTCTATTTTATTTTTCTTCAATAAGAACTGCACACCTTTGCTCATTCCGTCTGCCACGTCGCGACTACGTTTTACAACAGCATTAAAATCCTTATCTACGTTATCAGCTTTAAGACCGTAATCTGCGGCATGGTTGAGGTAATTGAATACATCAGCACTTTTTATTAACGCTTTTGTAGGTATACAACCCCAGTTTAAACATACACCACCTAGAGATTCCTTCTCTACGATAGCCGTTTTTAATCCCAGTTGAGACGCACGTATTGCCGTTACATATCCGCCAGGTCCACTACCTAAAACGATCACATCATATTTACTCATATCAGTCATTTTTTAAGAGTCACAAAAATATGGAATAAAGTCCAACCGATTGTAAATTTGCACAACCTTATTATTATGTATAAATCCATCATTAGACCATTGCTTTTTTCGTTTGATCCAGAAGCGGTACATCACTTTTCATTTAAGAGTATCAAATTACTGAGCAAGGTGCCTGGTTTTAGTGCGCTTTCGCGAAAGCGTTACAAACAACAACATCCTGCCCTTAAAAGAGAACTCTTCGGTTTACAGTTTGAAAATCCTGTGGGAATGGCTGCCGGATTTGATAAAGATGCCAAAGCTTTTAAGGAGTTTTCTAATCTTGGATTTGGATTCATAGAAATAGGAACGCTCACACCATTGCCACAAGATGGAAATCCCAAACAGCGTCTTTTTAGATTAAAGAAAGATCAAGCTATCGTAAACCGTATGGGATTCAATAACGGCGGAGTAGATGCAGCGGTAGAACGATTGAAAAAAAATCCAAAATTAGGCCAACCTAATCACGTTCTAATAGGTGGAAACATAGGGAAAAACAAGGTCACTCCTAATGAGGATGCGGTAAATGATTACATCATCTGTTTTGAAAAGCTGTTTGATCATGTAGATTATTTTACGGTAAATGTGAGTTCGCCTAACACACCAGGTTTAAGAGAATTACAAGATAGAAAACCGTTAACGCATATACTTCAAACACTTCAAGACTTAAACGATAAAAAGCCTCAAAGAAAACCTATTCTGCTTAAAATTGCCCCAGATTTGACTGATGATCAGTTACTAGATATCATAGGAATAGTAGCAGACACTAAAATCGATGGAGTGATCGCTTCCAACACAACCATCTCTAGAGAAGGATTACAATCTGAAGAATCTCTAGTAAATCAAGCCGGCGGACTGAGCGGCGCACCATTAACAAATCGCGCTACCGAAGTCATTTCTTTTTTACATCAAAAAAGCAACGGCGCTTTCCCGATTATAGGTGTAGGCGGAATCATGACCGCGCAAGATGCGATTGATAAACTGAATGCTGGCGCTAGTCTGGTGCAGTTGTACACAGGTTTTGTTTATGAAGGTCCAGCGTTGATTAAGAAAATTAACGAAGAAATAATTAGGAAAGCTCGTTAGTTTTTTTGTTTTTTGATTAAACTTTTAAGAAACATGAAACATATTAAATTTTTATTGCCAGCCCTTTTTACATTTTTCCTTTTTAGTTGTGCGACAGTTGAA is drawn from Nonlabens dokdonensis DSW-6 and contains these coding sequences:
- the xerD gene encoding site-specific tyrosine recombinase XerD, whose amino-acid sequence is MNWKQAVKDFGIYMQLERGLSLNTIKAYKRDLNKLIYWLEENKIEESPSIVNQDTLRSYIYALAKSVQPRSQARSISSLKAFFEFLILERYREDQPMELIETPKIGRKLPDTLSTKEIDALINSIDRSTLEGERNRVILETLYACGLRVSELITLKISDLFFDEGFLKVTGKGDKQRFVPIGSYTMKIINTYKNEVRVHIPVKSDHTDTLFLNRRGAGLTRAMIFHIIKQQAIKAGIEKTISPHTFRHSFATHLLENGADLRSIQMMLGHESITTTEIYMHVDRVHLAKVINEHHPRA
- a CDS encoding aldo/keto reductase — encoded protein: MKTLEFRNGDKMDAIGLGTWKSKPGEVKKAIITALEAGYKHIDCAAIYGNEKEIGEAFNEVFSKGEIKREEVWITSKLWNNAHLKEDVAPALEKTLNDLQLDYLDLYLVHWPVAFKPDVQNPEKPEDYLSPKEAPIHETWSAMIDLQKSGKAKHIGVSNFSTKKLDDLLSKTDVTPEMNQVELHPLLQQNELFEYCSNKGIHMTGYSPLGSGDRSDGMKQDNEPNMLENETIKSIASKHNASPGQVLINWSAQRGTAVIPKSTNEGRIKENLAAAGVNFDKEDLKQLAEMDQHYRYVTGKFFEVPEKGYDNIYDE
- a CDS encoding outer membrane protein → MKKLLLAAIAIATMGITNAQTEKGKWTFGGSTTASFASNTFTPEFNGTEGEESTISEFTFTPNAGYFVMDNLAVGIDLSYTSSKEEQNGFDFTTNTIALLPNATYFFEAGDNFKPFVSAGAGLISSSFGDDDSDKFSGFAFTGEAGVAYFINSNVSLDFMVRYLNATLSNKENDDFKNKNSALGVGIGFSIFL
- a CDS encoding porin family protein, whose protein sequence is MMKQLLLVAIVLLSISTSNAQEIKLGAKAGVNLSTIEGDFTQNIESYTGFHLGGFAEVVISEKFSFQPELLFSAQGYNESSFDSGFNFSRDYKAEVRANYLNMPLMAKYYVTDGLSIEAGPYVGVLLSSNIEGRLNQTFDGETEITLINEDYSDELNTIDYGVGAGVSYKMSNGINFSARYNLGLSNTEGRFEDQIKQQNQVIQISVGYFFN
- a CDS encoding T9SS type A sorting domain-containing protein, producing the protein MLYVLMLFTAISNAQFYGPDDFRISDAGGFGNNLIAVDFPDMAYNPVTQNYLVVWESDDTDQIGVVDNNTQIVGRFVDLNGVILGNDFLISSLNLGDNMLTNTRPRVAYNSVDNNFMVVYEAEFMIDRREIFGVIVDANGVITTPDFRITSTSNAINPTIKSRTPAISYNPVLNEYFMVYVYVIESTPTMPGTVEIEGQRISSNGALLGSTIFITDSSTGAQTNSSIPDVIFNSQTNEYVVTYSASPLPLEEEAYVTIVSQNGTVGIATQISNRGSISNVAFGAIMVRAAWDQINNQYLFVYESPNNSANEFDVFGVIYDNTMNVVVPEFEISMVAGSSTTNDAVTPDVEWLPGDNNYYVVFRANPFFTNRNEVEIFMRSVSNTGTVGTNLLRVSSAPVDEAGSARFPRILSNGNSALLTVYAAEDTSPASMMVDREYEIYGQFYGSPTLSVASNNDQVLSVFPNPVANTLAIDSNSETLLSYSICNVMGKEVIAAETDVSGIQIIDLSKLSAGLYFLNVTTDSRTEVHKILKK
- the rny gene encoding ribonuclease Y; this translates as MESMTIIAAVVALIIGLAIGFFIAKSIVEKGKASSLIANAKKEAESILKEAEVKGDKITSEKLYRGKEKFMDLKSKHEKEIMAREQKMKDSEKRTKDKESAVSNELSKNKKLSQSLESKLKDVEGKRESVYKRMEEVDKLHESQVKQLEVISGMSGEDAKKQLVESLKDKAKTEAMGIIQTTIEEAKLTAQQEARKVIINTIQRIGTEEAVENCVSVFNLESDDVKGRIIGREGRNIRAIEAATGVEIIVDDTPDAIILSCFDSVRREVARLSLHKLVTDGRIHPARIEEVVAKTRKQIDQEIAEVGKRTVIDLGIHGLHPELIKMVGRMKYRSSYGQNLLQHSREVAKLCGTMASELGLNPKLAKRAGLLHDIGKVPETEDETPHAILGMKLAEKHGEKPEVCNAIGAHHDEIEMTSLLSPIIQVCDAISGARPGARRQVLDSYIQRLKDLEDIAFGFKGVEKAYAIQAGRELRVMVESEKINDDRAAQLSFEISQKIQTDMTYPGQVKVTVIRETRAVNIAK
- the aroQ gene encoding type II 3-dehydroquinate dehydratase; its protein translation is MKILILNGPNLNLLGTREPEIYGSKTFEEYFSQLQFQFQKMELGYFQSNSEGDLIDKLHSSKEEGFDAVVFNAGAYTHTSIAIGDAVAGISTPVIEVHISNVMNREEFRHVSYISKHAVGVISGFGLKSYELALNSLH